The Prochlorococcus marinus XMU1404 region ATGGAATGGTGGCTGGCTTGATTCTTTAGGTTTTGTTGATTTTGCTGGTTCTTCAATTGTTCACTCTGTTGGAGCATGGGCAGGTCTTGTAGGAGCAATGCTTCTTGGACCAAGAATTGGCAAATACTCTGATGGAAAACCACAGGCAATGCCAGGACATAATATGGCTATAGCTACTTTGGGTGCATTAGTTCTATGGATAGGTTGGTATGGATTTAACCCTGGTTCTCAACTTGCTATGGACCAATGGGTTCCATATGTTGCTGTAACAACTACTTTGGCAGCAGCAGCTGGTGCTATTGGAGCAACTATTGTTTCAACATTAACTTCTGGTAAGCCTGACCTTACAATGATTATTAACGGAATCCTTGCAGGATTAGTTAGTATCACAGCTGGTTGTGGCGATATGACACTTGCTGGGGCCTGGTTTGCAGGACTAGTTGGTGGAATTATCGTTGTATTCTCTGTTGCAGCTCTTGATGCTGCTGAGATCGATGATCCTGTAGGTGCATTCTCTGTTCACGGAGTTTGTGGTGTATGGGGTACTGTAGTTATCGGTCTATGGGGTACAGCTGTACAAGGTGATGGCGCTGGTATGGGATTGTTTAATGGTGGAGGTATTAGCCTTCTTCTAATTCAAGCCCTTGGTGCTGCAGCTTATGCTATCTGGACACTAGTTACTTGCTGGATCGCTTGGTCTGTAATTGGAGGATTATTCGGTGGAATCCGAGTATCTGAAGAGGAAGAGACTCAAGGCCTAGATATAGGAGAGCACGGAATGGAAGCATATCCAGACTTTGCATCTGCTAAATAATCAAATCTAAAATTAACTTTAGAAGCCTGACTTATGTCAGGTTTCTTTTTTTTTGCGAAAAATTATTTGAAATGTTGTACTATCAAAGGATGGACACACAAGCTTTTAGAAGGTCTCTTCATCATTCTGATCGATATAATAGAAGGGGCTTTGATTCTCCAACAAAAAGAGCTCAAGCTTTAGAGGAGGCTTATCAAAGTGATTTGATAAGTTCTATAAGAGATAATGGTTTTACTTACACTAAAGGTAGACTTAATATTAAGTTAGCTCAAGCATTTGGTTTCTGTTGGGGGGTTGAAAGAGCGGTAGCGATGGCTTATGAGACTAGAAGACATTATCCTAATGAGAATATTTGGATAACAAACGAAATAATTCATAATCCCTCGGTTAATGATCACTTAAGAAAAATGAATGTAAAATTCATTTCAGCTAAAAATGGAATTAAAGATTTTTCGTTAGTTTCTAATGGTGATGTAGTTATACTTCCTGCTTTCGGAGCCACTGTTCAAGAAATGAAGCTCCTTCATGAGAAAGGTTGCCATATCATTGATACAACTTGTCCATGGGTTTCTAAAGTTTGGCATACAGTCGAAAAACATAAGAAACATGTTTTTACATCAATTATTCATGGAAAATTCAAGCATGAAGAAACTCTGGCCACTAGCTCATTCGCAGGTAAATATTTAGTTGTACTTGATCTTGAAGAAGCAAATTATGTATCTGAATACATTATGGGTAGAGGTAATAGAAATGAATTTATGAATAAATTTGCTAAAGCTTGTTCTGATGGATTTGATCCTGATAAAGATTTAGATAGAGTCGGAGTTGCTAACCAGACAACTATGCTAAAAAGTGAAACCGAAGAAATTGGAAAAGTTTTTGAAAGAACTATGTTAAAAAAATTTGGCCCAGAAAACTTAAATAGCCACTTTTTAGCTTTTAATACTATCTGTGATGCAACCGAAGAGAGACAAGATGCTATGTTCTCATTAGTTGATGAAGACCTAGATATTCTTGTCGTTATAGGAGGCTTTAATTCTTCAAATACTACTCACTTACAAGAAATAGCAATTACAAAAAATATCTCTTCTTTTCACATAGATACACCAGAGAGAATATCAGTTGAAGAAAATTCAATATTACATAAGCCACTAGGATCAGATTTACAACTTAAAAATAATTTTTTACCTAGTGGGAAAATTAATGTTGGAATTACTTCAGGTGCATCAACTCCTGATAGGGTTGTTGCAGATGTTATTGAGAAGTTAGTTGATATTACTTCTTAAATTTGTCATCTAATTTATAACTTTACTTAGTTTTTTAAATTTATTAGTTAGATAATTCCAAAATATCTACTTTATTATTTAGAATATAAAAAATAATTTATGAAGTATGGAAGACAAA contains the following coding sequences:
- a CDS encoding ammonium transporter, translating into MTTALQTPQRRSRSKLQDASLVNGPMLLLRSIRGFSSNRSMLWLATVPLALFGLGIFNLSAHAADLPELNAAFLANNLWLLIATILVIFMNAGFAMVEAGMCRSKNAVNILAKNLFVFALAVTSYWFIGYSLMYGGSVADGWLYFGGLFFDPTVTADMVTDAGLVPTVDFLFQSAFAGTAATIVSGLVAERVKFGEFVVFAIVLTAFIYPIAGSWKWNGGWLDSLGFVDFAGSSIVHSVGAWAGLVGAMLLGPRIGKYSDGKPQAMPGHNMAIATLGALVLWIGWYGFNPGSQLAMDQWVPYVAVTTTLAAAAGAIGATIVSTLTSGKPDLTMIINGILAGLVSITAGCGDMTLAGAWFAGLVGGIIVVFSVAALDAAEIDDPVGAFSVHGVCGVWGTVVIGLWGTAVQGDGAGMGLFNGGGISLLLIQALGAAAYAIWTLVTCWIAWSVIGGLFGGIRVSEEEETQGLDIGEHGMEAYPDFASAK
- a CDS encoding 4-hydroxy-3-methylbut-2-enyl diphosphate reductase, with translation MDTQAFRRSLHHSDRYNRRGFDSPTKRAQALEEAYQSDLISSIRDNGFTYTKGRLNIKLAQAFGFCWGVERAVAMAYETRRHYPNENIWITNEIIHNPSVNDHLRKMNVKFISAKNGIKDFSLVSNGDVVILPAFGATVQEMKLLHEKGCHIIDTTCPWVSKVWHTVEKHKKHVFTSIIHGKFKHEETLATSSFAGKYLVVLDLEEANYVSEYIMGRGNRNEFMNKFAKACSDGFDPDKDLDRVGVANQTTMLKSETEEIGKVFERTMLKKFGPENLNSHFLAFNTICDATEERQDAMFSLVDEDLDILVVIGGFNSSNTTHLQEIAITKNISSFHIDTPERISVEENSILHKPLGSDLQLKNNFLPSGKINVGITSGASTPDRVVADVIEKLVDITS